The Verrucomicrobiota bacterium genome contains a region encoding:
- a CDS encoding stilbene synthase yields the protein MFITGLGTATPPKRYTQIECWEAAQYAPQFSRLNLRSRAIIKKVLCSNNGIDSRRLALDSLTEVFDLTPDALHTRFTKNAPALATQAAERALQEAGLSAKEIDAVIISTCTGYLCPGLTSYVSERLGLRADALCLDLVGQGCGAAIPNLRTGEALLASGRCQRVLSICVEVCSAAFYLDNDPGVLVSACLFGDGAGAAVLSSQPNPKRRQVKWKTSSTMLSPSDRDLLRFEQRGGMLRNILTPQVPAAAAQAAEHVLHDVLASAEVSRDQIRAWVWHAGGREVLVALRKKLKLSEADVRHSAAVLREFGNISSPCVYFVLQATLADNVPDGLWWLSSFGAGFSCHGALLEVE from the coding sequence ATGTTCATTACCGGATTGGGAACGGCCACACCGCCGAAACGTTACACCCAGATTGAATGTTGGGAGGCGGCTCAATATGCGCCGCAGTTTTCGCGGCTCAACCTCCGGTCGCGGGCCATCATCAAGAAAGTCCTCTGCAGCAACAACGGCATTGACTCCCGCCGCCTCGCGCTCGATTCGCTGACCGAAGTGTTCGATCTGACGCCCGATGCGCTCCACACTCGCTTCACTAAAAATGCCCCGGCACTGGCTACGCAAGCTGCTGAACGCGCATTGCAAGAGGCTGGTCTGTCGGCGAAAGAGATCGACGCTGTCATCATCAGCACTTGCACCGGCTATTTGTGTCCGGGTCTCACGAGTTATGTGAGCGAGCGTCTGGGGTTGCGCGCCGATGCGCTGTGTCTGGATTTGGTCGGGCAAGGTTGCGGCGCGGCAATTCCAAACCTTCGCACCGGGGAAGCCTTGCTCGCCTCGGGTCGCTGTCAACGAGTGTTGTCAATTTGCGTGGAAGTGTGCAGCGCGGCGTTCTATCTCGACAATGATCCAGGCGTGCTCGTCAGCGCGTGTCTGTTTGGCGATGGCGCGGGCGCAGCGGTGTTGAGCAGCCAGCCCAATCCCAAACGCCGCCAAGTAAAATGGAAAACTTCGAGCACCATGCTTTCCCCCTCCGATCGCGACCTGTTGCGCTTCGAGCAACGCGGCGGAATGCTGCGCAACATTCTCACGCCGCAAGTACCGGCGGCGGCCGCCCAGGCCGCGGAGCACGTGTTGCATGATGTGCTCGCGTCAGCCGAAGTCAGTCGCGATCAGATTCGCGCCTGGGTCTGGCACGCCGGTGGCCGCGAAGTGCTGGTCGCGTTGCGTAAGAAACTGAAATTGTCCGAAGCCGACGTTCGTCACAGCGCGGCGGTGTTGCGCGAGTTTGGCAACATCAGCAGCCCGTGTGTCTATTTTGTTTTGCAGGCGACCTTGGCGGACAACGTGCCGGACGGACTCTGGTGGCTGTCGTCGTTCGGCGCGGGATTCAGTTGCCACGGAGCGTTGCTGGAGGTGGAATAA
- a CDS encoding malate dehydrogenase, whose product MSTTPIRVAVTGAAGQIGYSLLFRIASGAMFGPNQPIILHLIEIEPVLPALNGVVMELDDCAFPLLKGIVPTANLDEGFRGVNWALLVGSVPRKQGMERKDLLGINGKIFIGQGQAIQKNAASDVRVHVVGNPCNTNCLIAMNNAEDIPRDHFFAMTRLDENRAKSQLARKAGVDITAVSNVAIWGNHSSTQYPDFYNAKVNGKPATELIKDEAWLKGDFIATVQQRGAAVLKARGLSSAASAANAIVDSVASIFNPTPAGDRHSVCVCSDGSYGIEQGLICSFPVRSNGKKLEIVQGVPLNEFSRAKIDASVNELKEEKTLVADLLPM is encoded by the coding sequence ATGAGCACTACTCCCATTCGCGTCGCTGTCACGGGCGCTGCCGGTCAGATCGGTTACTCGCTGTTATTCCGTATTGCTTCGGGCGCGATGTTCGGCCCGAATCAGCCCATCATACTTCACCTCATCGAAATCGAGCCGGTATTGCCCGCGCTCAACGGCGTGGTCATGGAACTGGACGACTGCGCGTTTCCGTTGCTGAAAGGTATCGTGCCCACTGCCAATTTGGACGAGGGCTTTCGCGGCGTGAACTGGGCGCTGTTGGTCGGCAGCGTGCCGCGCAAACAGGGAATGGAGCGAAAGGACCTGCTCGGCATCAATGGTAAGATTTTTATCGGGCAAGGCCAGGCGATTCAGAAAAACGCGGCCAGCGACGTGCGGGTTCATGTCGTCGGCAATCCCTGCAACACAAATTGTCTGATCGCCATGAACAATGCCGAGGACATTCCACGCGATCATTTCTTTGCCATGACCCGGCTCGACGAGAACCGCGCCAAATCGCAGCTTGCTAGAAAGGCCGGCGTCGATATCACTGCGGTTTCCAACGTCGCCATCTGGGGCAACCATTCCTCCACGCAGTACCCAGACTTCTACAACGCGAAGGTCAACGGCAAACCTGCAACCGAACTCATCAAAGATGAGGCCTGGCTCAAAGGCGATTTCATCGCCACTGTGCAACAACGCGGCGCAGCCGTCCTCAAAGCTCGCGGCCTGTCCAGCGCGGCCAGCGCTGCGAACGCCATCGTGGACAGCGTCGCATCCATTTTCAACCCGACGCCCGCCGGCGACAGGCACAGCGTCTGTGTTTGTTCCGACGGCAGCTATGGCATCGAGCAGGGACTCATCTGTTCCTTCCCGGTCCGCAGCAACGGGAAGAAATTGGAGATCGTTCAAGGCGTGCCGCTGAACGAGTTCAGTCGCGCGAAGATCGACGCCTCGGTCAACGAGTTGAAGGAGGAAAAGACGTTGGTGGCGGATTTGTTGCCCATGTAA
- a CDS encoding twin-arginine translocation signal domain-containing protein produces the protein MRLSVTRRRFLKATGATGAALGLGDFSFLSRLPSVSAAEAKLDPKIVRFDSGIEPLVRLLEDTPREKLLEEVGARIQRGLAYRDVLAGLLLAGVRNIQPRPVGFKFHAVLVVNSAHLASISSPDSDRWLPIFWALDQFKSSQAQDVREGNWTMGPVEESKVPPADKARHAFAEAMDNWDEAGADAAVVGLARAAEPREVFEIFCRYGARDFREIGHKAIYVANSWRTLQFIGWQHAEPVLRSLAYALLDHDGENPAKRNAAPDRPWRRNQTLAAKIRGDWLQGKADPDATTEMLATLRDASPDEACDKVVELLNRGNAPQSLWDAFFDAGGEWLMRRPGIVSLHAVTSANALHFAFETSRDDLSRRLLLLQAAAFSTLFRGDAIRGRGLRIDQLEPAALKASGAKGIEEIFADVSGERMLAARKVLAYLKENPQAKEFIAAARRLIFLKGNNAHDYKFSSAVLEDYQNVSPAWRDRYLAASVFNLRGSGGADNDLVKRTRAALGA, from the coding sequence ATGAGACTATCAGTCACACGCAGAAGATTCTTGAAGGCGACAGGCGCCACTGGCGCCGCGCTGGGCTTGGGCGACTTCTCATTCCTGTCGCGGCTACCGTCGGTTTCTGCGGCGGAGGCGAAGCTCGATCCAAAGATTGTTCGCTTCGATTCGGGAATTGAGCCGCTGGTTCGCCTGCTCGAAGACACGCCACGGGAAAAGTTGTTGGAGGAAGTCGGCGCACGAATCCAGAGAGGTCTGGCGTATCGCGATGTGCTGGCTGGGCTGTTGCTGGCAGGCGTGCGGAATATTCAACCGCGACCCGTCGGTTTCAAGTTTCACGCGGTGCTCGTAGTCAACTCGGCGCATCTGGCCAGCATCAGTTCGCCCGATTCCGACCGCTGGCTGCCGATCTTCTGGGCGCTGGACCAGTTCAAAAGCTCGCAGGCGCAGGACGTGCGCGAAGGCAATTGGACGATGGGGCCGGTGGAGGAATCCAAAGTGCCGCCGGCCGACAAGGCCCGGCACGCATTCGCTGAAGCAATGGACAACTGGGACGAGGCGGGCGCAGACGCGGCGGTTGTCGGCCTGGCTCGCGCCGCCGAACCGCGCGAGGTGTTCGAGATTTTCTGCCGCTACGGCGCGCGCGATTTTCGAGAGATCGGTCACAAGGCGATTTATGTGGCCAACAGTTGGCGCACGTTGCAGTTCATCGGCTGGCAACATGCCGAGCCCGTCTTGCGCTCGCTCGCTTACGCATTGTTGGACCATGATGGAGAGAATCCGGCCAAACGAAACGCTGCGCCCGATCGTCCGTGGCGACGGAACCAAACCCTGGCCGCCAAAATTCGTGGCGACTGGCTCCAAGGCAAAGCCGACCCCGATGCGACGACCGAAATGCTGGCGACCCTGCGTGACGCTTCGCCCGACGAAGCGTGCGACAAAGTAGTGGAATTGCTCAATCGTGGTAACGCGCCTCAATCACTTTGGGACGCCTTCTTCGACGCTGGCGGCGAGTGGCTGATGCGCCGGCCCGGAATTGTTTCTTTGCACGCGGTCACTTCGGCCAATGCGCTTCATTTCGCATTTGAAACTAGTCGTGACGATCTCAGTCGCCGACTTCTCTTGTTGCAGGCGGCTGCTTTTTCAACCCTGTTCCGCGGCGATGCCATTCGCGGAAGAGGTTTGCGAATTGACCAACTCGAACCCGCTGCGCTCAAAGCATCCGGCGCCAAAGGTATCGAGGAGATTTTTGCCGACGTGAGCGGTGAGCGGATGCTGGCCGCGCGAAAAGTGTTGGCCTATCTAAAGGAAAACCCGCAGGCGAAGGAGTTCATTGCTGCCGCCCGCCGTCTGATTTTTTTGAAAGGCAACAATGCGCACGACTACAAGTTCAGCTCGGCGGTTTTGGAAGATTACCAGAACGTGTCGCCGGCGTGGCGCGACCGCTATCTCGCGGCCAGCGTGTTCAACTTGCGCGGCTCAGGTGGGGCGGACAACGATTTGGTGAAACGCACCCGTGCTGCTCTGGGCGCGTAG